The Osmerus eperlanus chromosome 25, fOsmEpe2.1, whole genome shotgun sequence DNA window atgtagacgcgtttattgagtaatcgcataactaattacacatgtaaacggagtaatcgtattattggcataaaccgacaattgctagtaatcgtgtttctcatggtcaagtaaacgtaccaatcacctgtgtgagagactgagtggtgcgtgtctgttacagtgatggtgcagctatgattgctaacgcgctgagggcagagaataagagaaatgtagctagaatccacacctcaaacaagataacctagacgcaaaactgtacatccaatccaaaatataaggatattttccgagacccaagactcggccgaaaccagagatattctttatatgtctgtgcagtcagaaatacgactctacctgcagtttcaaaaacgtgttccttttgctttcctggtgcttgtttgtttggttgccacggtgatggcgcagctgtgatagctaacgagctaggcagagagaaaaacgaacatttacctagcatccacacctcaaacaagttgacctagacgcaaaactatacgtccaatccaaaatataaggatattttccgagacccaagactctgccgaaaccagtgatgtcctttatatgtctgtgcggtcagaaatacgactctatcggcagtttcaaaatattgttccttcttgctttctctgactgattttactcacctctccattgaagttagtgagataatttgaaaggctgctctcgcttcaaggctcatagctgaaaatctgtaaatgtgagctctttagtagttacattggctgaaagaggacaatttttcctacattttaaggtataacttgtttctgtaagttaaactatatgaacgttagaggaatttgtttgacaaattagttgaatatcagaaaaagagcagcaagcagagtgtgccactctgcttgctgctcattcataaaaaccaagaaggagcaaacattttaatgtatttcaaactgtcataattcaaaattggctgaacatttgaaaaagctgaatcatttgggaatagctgaatgtcttgtgaacattttaaaggttgaatggtgtctctagctgaaagtaagctgaagtagttaaaccaaaagtctttcaataggtgaaactatctgactactaacctgaacttcattgccacagcctaaactttgtcaatctgttcatgaaaataattaatttcagcctaaaccgtacaacggaacgttaaatcgaattcaaccaacgcaatcgctaccaagacgaacacagcagtagtctagtactgtactgtagtagaatttaccggggcagcttctccacacagggctatatcgcattttgcgttgttactgacaatgatcgctaccagtgagctttttatgaaggagcgattttccactaaataaatgtcaagcttatttacgtttttgggggcatattttcagttagcagatggtactgtttgaatcgcgagtctatcttctgccggtaacgtcgtagaataatcttcaaagggggttctttattaatgaatgaatgcaatatgagtaggctaaatgcctgaaaatatcacgagaagggaaaacttaaaaggaagtttaagtcatagagattaggtccatttttacaccggtctgccaaatatattcgttttgattcagctatgaggctgcctcttgcaggggaaatgagaagacatcatatttcattctacacttcactcgtattttgagttgtaaataagcagcaaaaaaagatgcttttaaatctatgtaatctttataaataataagtaggccctatgcatttttatataaaatatacagacccctgtgcaaccgacgcaagcaagcacaccctacaatttccccagaaattgtaccctctctagttccttTTACTCTCGAACTGCTCTGAACGTAAAGTGGAAAAGGTTGTTTTTGTCAACAACATCTTAACAATAGCTCATGACTGAAAATGTTGAAAGCATTAATATCTATTTTCAGAGCTTAATGAATTAAAGGTTAGTTAAATCTGGAGGTATTAGGATCAAAGCACATGATTTGACTAAAACCATATCATCTCACTAAAAGGTATGTTACCGACGTGGCATTAGGCTACACGTTACATTCAGGTTTTAGTGGCAGGCGCATTTCTAGACCCGAACCATTTCAACATGCCCCCCTGGTCGGTGAATATATAAAGAGGTCTAAAACCCCATGCTTTTGAACATTCGAATGGTAAACCTCACAAACGAAACCTGAAGATCTGTATCTATTTTAGACTCCGTCCCCCATAGTTTCTCGTCGCACACCACAGCGCAACCTTCCAACAGCCTATCTCCGATTTCGAAAGAAGTCAAGTGATTcaactctctctcgctttcagtAATGAATTATTAGTGTGCCCTGTTGATCTATTAAAACTATGTCTCCTTGTGCGTAAAAATGCCGCGCATACTGTGCCTGGCACGGAGTACTTGGTAAATGCAGAACCACAAGTTCGTCTTGGTATGGGTCGATATTGAGCAGGATTGATCTTTCAATGAGAAAATCCAAATGTAAGAGCGTCCTTTAGAACTCAAGCATAGATCAAGCAGTGAGATCATTCGTGTTATAAATATCTCGTTCCGGCAGAACTACTCCTGCTGACGCAGGCTAGGTAATGCCCACGAGCGCTGGaactgtgtgtgcgcacgtttcCTCGCTCACAGTGCTCACAATCAGTAAAATGCTAAAACTGGCATAGCAAAGACAGACACCCGAGTACCTTTTTGTAAGAATGAATGTTCCTCTTTGTCTTTTTACCTTCACTCAATTGATTTACCTGACTGGATCGAAGTACGTTTCCTTGGAGGACCTGCCTCAGGAGGAGGGTATCAGCTCGGGACGCAGGACTTGCAGGCTCTACTGCAGGGTTGGGATTGGCTTCCATCTTCAGATTCACCCCGATGGTAGAGTCAACGGCAGTCATGAACCCAATCAGTTAAGTAAGTTTTAAATGTTTCTCTATTAAAACACTGCATCATACATTTCAGGCGATATATTAACTGAACAGACGTCAGGTTGATAAAGGATTGTTTTGGAAGCTTGTAATAAATATGGTTAGACTGGAGAcctttacagtagcctatacatTACAGTCACAAATATAGTTCTATTGCTGCACCTATACTTAGGAAATGGTTGACTGAACCAAACCATCTGCTTTAGATGTCTGGTTTGTGACTGGGGCAGTTGTCAGGTACGTAACAGGTGCAGCAGAAGGAACCAGGATCCAGACTCCAACCAGGAGTGGAGGAGCAACACTGTTCATCACACCCTGGTTATCATTGTTTGTGTTCATCTGGGACATGAAGAAAAACGGATTTGAATATAAAGAAATTTGGTGTTAAGTCTTGTCAGGCTAGATCAATGCTTAAAAATATATTCACATCAAAAAACCAATCACTTGTAACAGTCTACTTTGTTAATGTTGTAAAATTACTCAACCATAATACATTGactatatattatataaatgTATGCTCAAGTTAGAATATAGATATTTATTCATGCAGCAAGACTGTGGATATGTGTCATTTCTCATACAGATTCATAAAAGAAGACTAAAGCTTGAAAATTGACTTTCTCCCCAATTTCATGGTCCTCTTTAGAAGGGTTGTCAGATTACATGAGCTCTGCAGAGATATGTATATAGCTATGGCTACGACATGTCAGTGCAGGAGACAGCAAGGATAAAGGTGATTGTGATTGAAAATCACAATCACAATTGACTCTCGCAAGACCATAGAATATTGATTACACAGGCATCCATCTCAGAACAACATAGTTACTATATTATGCAATTTTACCCAGATACCCAGATTAAATTTGTAATTTTTAACCAAAGCCATAACCAAATGCATTTCAGACCTATGGCTAAACCCTTTGAAAATTATATTACTGTCTATGCTAAAGATCTTCTATTTTAAGGTTAGATTGTTGAATAAATATGATATGTTGTTTGGAATTGTAGACATTTTTACTCCAATCAAAGCCAAGGCTGGGGTCTTTATCAGTGCTTCCTAAAGGAATTAGCTCTACAGTACCCTGAGAGAAACCTTTCAGCAGGGTAAAGGTATAAACCACTAGTACTTTCATCCCTGTTGCCAGATAAAGCCATGTTAATGGAGGATCCATCAATCCTCTAAATGCTTTGTTTGTCTTTTTAGGTGTTCTGGAGCTCTTTGCCATTTCTCAAGGGGTCATAGGCATAAAAGGAGTCCACAGTGACAGATTTCTGGCCATGAATAAAAGGGGAAGGCTACATGCTATTGTAAGTATATCCCACAACATTTTAAAATGGAACCAAACCTTTGACTACTCATTGCCCTAAAATGAACTTCTGTGTGGTAACACACAGTCTAAACACTGCTCATATCCTGAATgtttaatacatttacatttagtcatttatcagacgctcttatccagagcgacttacagtaagtacagggacattccccccgaggcaagtagggtgaagtgccttgcccaaagacacaacatcatttgacacagccgggaatcgaactggcaataaccgctcagccacctgactcccctagttGATAATGCCTTAATAATGCCATTTCATTTAGCATAGTTAGTTAAGCTTTATTATATAACATATGTTAATGGTGTAGATATAGCATTGGTGTATAGATGTAATGCTGTGGTCCTCAATGATTAGTTATCTCTATCTGAGATTGATACCAGGATTTCAGAGTGTGTATTTTCTGGAGACTTTCATGTTTCCCTTCCTAGTTATGTTTCAATTCTGGCTGCAGCATCATCCAGTACTACTCCATACTTGTGACAAGGCCAGGAGCTTAGGAGGTAGCATAGGAGCTTTGGCTGGCAgatagaaatgtgtgtgtgtgtatcatcatGTGTTAATGGGAAGGGGAGATTAGTCCCAGCCTGGGCCAGCAGATAATACACAaagtgagaggaaggagggagaggaaggttgGGTCTATCTATATGTTGGGTAAACAACAGGCAGAAATTAGAGCAGCTGCAGAGTCTGTTGCTGCTGCACAGTCTGTCTCTGCTGAATCAGGGCTGATTTTCCTTCCTGCACAGGATTATTGAACAGCTCTTACAACccaggagggggctgggggctagggttATTTGGTGACACACTGTCTTTACACTGTTGCGCTCTCTGTCATATAATGTTTCATAGAGACGGTCCCTTGAACATCAGCCTTAAAATGTTTAACTATGTTATAAATTAGTTTAATGACCTTAATTGCAAATGACATTAATTATCGTTTACTATTGCTGATCATAATTCTGAGCAGGACTTGCGCACCATCAACATTGAGTGTATCTTTCGAGCTAGCATGTCATGTTTACATTAAAAGGTACTGAACTTAGGTCTGCAGCACAATAGATAATCATTAAGATAACATTTAGAAAAGCATCTCTTGATATTAATCCAATCGGGGACTCCAATGTGCTTTTAAAGATACACAAATTTTCAGATTGTTGCACCATGAAAACAAACTTATCAACGAGCCTATCCAGTGTTGTTTTAACCCTGCCCAGCTCTGACGTGGCTAACTTTGGGGATCATGGGAAAGGGAGGTTTTAAAGAGTGTAACGAATCCGTCAGGGCACACGGCAGGTTAGGCAGCTGTGCAAGCATTATGATTTTCATAATAAAATGTCTAGTATCTGGTCTCTGGGCGTTAGACTTCAACAACACCACAGCAATGCTTTGGTTGGGTCTCTTTCTGGTCATTATCATTGTGCACAGATGTACATTGGAGAAGGAATGAGTGAGTGCTGGTAGGAGGTAGATGATGAATTAACATCAAGTTGTTCCAGTATGTCTCTGCTCTGTGTGGCTGGCTAGTTACAATCTGTCTTTCTGGCTAGTTGCAGTATGAACACACGCCTCAGTGATAAGACCATGAACACCAAATTAGAGTTTCAATTAACAGCATCAGTGAGATCCACATAGTTCTAAACAATTTCCTTAAAGTAAAGTAGATGAACAACTTAAAACTTGATGCACTTCAGATGTTTGGGTTTGTCGACTTGTGACTGGCATGTTTACAAAATACTGTAATAGCATAATTTTCTGTTACGCTGCACTCGTCAGCAAAGCAAAACAGTTATTGTTATTGCAGAATGGCGGAGGTTATATAAGGCATAGTATTGTGCAATTGAGCATCCTTAGATACATGATAGTTTCCCACCAAAGGTATTTTTAGCTCTTAAAGACAGAATGCTTAGCCAACATCTCATCATATCGGAGTATTAGCTACTTGGTTTATATGTGATATAGTTAAATCACTGGGCTGGTGGTAACATAGTAATGTATTAATCATACAGTCATTGTAACATTGAATGAACCAGTAAACTGTAACAATATCAAAGTGAGTGACTGAAATGCTCATTGTTCTCTCACTAACTGTCTTGGTTAGCACTGACATTTTGTGAAGTCTTTATCAAACCACTTCTGTAGAACAAGCAACAACCTCTGTACAACAAGCTACAACCTCTGTAGAACAATCAACCTCTGTGCAACAAGCAACAACCTCTGTGCAACAAGCAACAACCTCTGTGCAACAAGCAGCAACCTCTATGCAACAAGGCATGATTGAAGAGTGAAGGGAGGCTGCAGCATCTGTCCCTCTCCAGCTTCTCAGTATCTTGGTCGGATCAAGTTATTTTGTGCCTAATGAGTTCTGGACCAGCACAAAGGAGGCTCTGCTCCCGTCAGTCAATGCATCTCTTTGATAGGAAAGTCATTTCTATGACTTTGAGCCGGGAACCACAGATGAAAGTAAATCTTAGCAATTATTTCATAACCCGCATCATGGGGGCAAGCTGCTGGTCCATGTCTACTACAGTATTAGCACTCGCTGCTGGTCCATGTCTACTACAGTATTAGCACTCACTGCTGGTCCATGTCTACTACAGTATTAGCACTCGCCGCTGGTCCATGTCTACTACAGTATTAGCACTCGCCGCTGGTCCATGTCTACTACAGTATTAGCACTCGCCGCTGGTCCATGTCTACTACAGTATTAGCACTCGCCGCTGGTCCATGTCTACTACAGTATTAGCACTCGCCGCTGGTCCATGTCTACTACAGTATTAGCACTCGCCGCTGTTCCATGTCTACTACAGTATTAGCACTCGCCGCTGGTCCATGTCTACTACAGTATTAGCACTCGCCGCTGTTCAGTAGCCTGTTTTGCCAACGCTAACACAGTCAAACCATAAAGTGGTTCGGTTCCACAGGCTACTAATTTGAGGCTGTACATATTGGTTAACAAAACTATGACAGATTGTTAAAATGTGTTTAAGCTCTGTTGTGATTTGGCCTCAAACCCCACTCTATTTCTGTGATGAAATACAATGATGGTGATTGCTGAATCAACCATTTATGCCAAAAGCCCTAGTACTGTGCTGTGGAAAAATCCAGCTAAAAGGCCAAAAGACAAATTTACAGGGAATTGTCAGGGTTGATGATAAATTAATCACATGCCTATCCTGAGAAATTTGCATGCATGGcatacattttgtttttgtaaacaACTGGGCAGGTAATAGGACTCTGTGACTTTATGGTGTTGTACAGCACCCCACTCAGCAACAATGCAAACTCTCAGAAGATTTTACACCTGAGATCACCAATATTGCCCTAGGAGGAAAGGATACATTCACACTGTCTTTTATGGGCAAAATTGACTCACATTTACCGGCCCGTAAACAATTTTGCCAGCCAGTCGGGAAGCAACCCTTCTGCCGACCCTTATACATGAATATCATGCTTAAAAATATTTGCACGTTTCTCACATaaattgtgtgtgggtgtgtgtgtggttggttgcAGCAGCACAATCAGTCAGAGATTTGCAAGGAAATTAACGTCATCATTTAAATGTGTTTTGGAGGCTGCGTCACTTTTGAGAAGCTTGTTTGATGAGAAACTTCCTGTAAGAGGATAGGAGgctgtagttttttttcttccctcagACATAAAAGCAATTATCTAATCAGGGACTTGCAGGAGAAACATGGCTTAGGTAACATGGTAGTAAGTCAACAAATCCCCAGATGTCAGCCAGCTGAGGTGTGTTTACATCAGGATCATTACAAAAGGTCCAGCATGATCCACTTGGGCACTGAAGTGTTATTGCAGCTAGGGTAAAGCATTTAGAACTCGCAGGGCTTGTTTCCACAAAGAGAGTGATcctgaagaaaaagaaaatacagtCCCAGATAAGATGAAAAAGATGTCTGAGATATCTGATCTTCAAGGCTGATGTCCATGTTGCTCATGTCATATATTAAAGTTAGATGGCCTGGTATTAAttgttaataaaatgataatATTACATGGACAGAAAAAGGCTGAAATGTCTGAAAGCGGAACTCAGTCATTTAATCCCTTAAACACCCGTGGTCCCCATCACAAAAACACCAAAGCCATAAATAGGTGCTGGTTCCTAGGAAACTGTAGGCTGGATTGTGATTCACGAATTGTCTATTAATTTGTCATGGTAACATATTCTTTTTATTTCAGGAGCGATTCACAGATGACTGCAAGTTCAGGGAGCGCTTTCAGGAGAACAGCTATAACACGTACGTCTCAGTGGCCCACTGGAACCACAGGACCGGCCGTGAGTGGTTTGTGGCGCTCAATAAAAGGGGGAAAGCTAAAATGGGCTCCAGCCCAAGAGTGAAATCCCAACATGTTTCCACACACTTCCTCCCCAGGCTGAACCTGCATGAACAGAGTGAGCGTGGCTTCACCatcacagacagcaggagaacagagaggaagagttgTCCACCACCGCCCAAACCTCCCTCGTCCAACATCTATAACGGCATGCCCAAGCGTGCGCAGACAGTCAAGTACTGGCCGAAGTTTAGATTTGGATAGACTGATGACTGGGATTCATGAAGCGATTTACTTTTATATGGTCACATACAGACTTGTTTTGTCCTCAAAGTAAGGATTCACCTTTGAGTGATTAAATTATACGCATTCCAGTTATCTGAAAATGTTGTTCAAATCTAAAGGGCTGTACAATCTAACTTTGAGCTGTAAAACTGCTGTGATGGTAGTTGGTTAAAACATTTTCGAAGGGTGTCACTTTTTGTGAACCAAGAATTGTATGCACTGTTTTGTCTGGCACCATATTTCCTTAATATTGTAGTTTAGTCATTTTGCCTGGCACAGAAGACTTCAAATGCGAATAATCCAGGACTGGTGCAATACGCACACAATGTAAAGTGTAATCCTGTGAAAGGATTGATACATATCAGATCCTAAtgccatgttaaaaatattcttttttttaccttccAACATACCACAGCATATGGTACTTTAATACAATAGAAACTGAGACCAGGTCCAGGGGTATGTCTGATTTGTCTTAAACTGTCTAATCCTCCTTTGTTTAATACTGTCTGGTTTACTTAAGTATTTATATAACATGCCGTTCCAATACTGGATGACAAAAAATACCTTCAAACATCTCCCAAAGAAGGCAAACACGTGTATTCCTTGCAGTATATACAACTTTTGGCTTAAGCATGGCCCAAATGTCAAAAGAGTTAAAGTTTTAGCTTCATACCATAAAGTATTTCAatagtaaaataaataaagataaGGACAAAGCATGAGGTCATCAGAAATGATCATCACACCATATGATGCTGAAGCAGAAAAAGCATATTCTatgatcctctcctccccttttctcctctactcctccactCCCTGCTTTCAGACTTAGAAACAAGTTCAGGAAAAGAGGAGGCACCCAGCCTTCTCTCCTCAAGGACAGCTGGAGGATCAGGGAGAACAAGGTCCATCAAACTATCATTTTAGTGGCCGGCTGTCACCCAGTCACTCCTCCCAGAGGATAGAGATGCCGAACCAGACTGGTGCCCTGCGCTGGAGAAGGCCCCCAGGTGTATCAGATGGCAGACAGCTGCGGCTGTCGAAGGGGAGTTGAGATTCAGACTAGACAACACCCTCAGAACTATGTATTGTGCCTACATCATCTTGTATTTTGACTGATTTGAGTTGGGAAATAGTTGTTCATATTATGATTAATGTATAATGTGAATCCTCTTGTAGTTTTACAAGGTGCTTTGATGAATGGATTGTTGTTAGCATAACTGTTTAATGCACACAGCCCATGCTATTAAGATAGTTAAATCAGGTTTCTtccctttttaaaatatattttcactTTGTGTCTTCCATGATTCAGTTTGTCAGTTCTCTTTATATTACTTTATACCAATTGTGACAAATTGTaattgtgtgtgcttgccttcggcaagggcacaacctttgttctctcacatatatatttttattattattgtttattttcgcacccccaaggatccctcaatatttggactacatacacaacggcggtgtcaaaaggttcgtcttggtagcgattgcgttggttgtatttttatttacgttccattgGATGATTTAAgttcaaattacgtttttgcggcgaaaagtgaagctaacagtggctaacttgctagccacagtcactgacgtcactacgtcactaacgtcacgaaaacaggCGTGACTActtgtagcagaacattcgtttcgcatctgttaacttgggggatagctaggctaactatagctttactgcaaggcagctgcagaaacgccacaagcaaagaggccagggtgataactatttactcattttactttgtgatgtgaaacacaattgtgaaatgtaatgtacaacattagctgatattattaaggaagtaggcccacatctactttcggaaacggtagtctactatttcactgaagcattagcatcatgacattagcctctgtttcccgggcaacacatactacagtggtctatgatgcatctgttttcaatcgttaaaataaacattcctcacaaatacattttcgttgtaggatttattatgacattacattacaagtaaacgatttgttggtgaaattatcattacctgtggtttcaaaccagtgttgctcactgcagcgctgtagcctacgtgcttcccaggtgcttcccaggtgcttcccaggtgcttcccaggtgcctcCCAGGTGCCTCCCAGGTGcctcccaggtgcttcccaggtgcttcccaggtgcttcccaggtgcttcccaggtgcctcCCAGGTGcctcccaggtgcttcccaggtgcttcccaggtgcttcccaggtgcttaaccttttaaggagtgagttctaaatattaccgacgcttctaccagagtgagttatttttccaaaacggaagcttgctagttttag harbors:
- the fgf5 gene encoding fibroblast growth factor 5 isoform X2 — translated: MNVPLCLFTFTQLIYLTGSKYVSLEDLPQEEGISSGRRTCRLYCRVGIGFHLQIHPDGRVNGSHEPNQLSVLELFAISQGVIGIKGVHSDRFLAMNKRGRLHAIERFTDDCKFRERFQENSYNTLNLHEQSERGFTITDSRRTERKSCPPPPKPPSSNIYNGMPKRAQTVKYWPKFRFG
- the fgf5 gene encoding fibroblast growth factor 5 isoform X1; protein product: MNVPLCLFTFTQLIYLTGSKYVSLEDLPQEEGISSGRRTCRLYCRVGIGFHLQIHPDGRVNGSHEPNQLSVLELFAISQGVIGIKGVHSDRFLAMNKRGRLHAIERFTDDCKFRERFQENSYNTYVSVAHWNHRTGREWFVALNKRGKAKMGSSPRVKSQHVSTHFLPRLNLHEQSERGFTITDSRRTERKSCPPPPKPPSSNIYNGMPKRAQTVKYWPKFRFG